Sequence from the Hemibagrus wyckioides isolate EC202008001 linkage group LG28, SWU_Hwy_1.0, whole genome shotgun sequence genome:
ATGCGAGCAGACATCTAGGTGAGTTCATCTGCCAGCTGTGTAAAGAGAGATACTCGGACCCTCTCACCCTGGCGCACCACAAGTGCTCGCGTATTGTGCGCGTCGAGTACCGCTGCACCGAGTGCGACAAAACATTCAGCTGCCCGGCGAACCTGGCGTCTCATCGGCGCTGGCATAAACCCAAAGGAGAAGAAAATCAACCGAGTGTGATGAGCGGGACCAGCGCCACCACTCAGTCCGAGAACTCCGACTCGGGCTCTGAGGATGAAGCGCTGTTCAGTTGCACTCAGTGCGCCAAAAAGTTCCGGAGACAGGCTTACTTGAGGAAACACCTCGCTCTCCATGAGCGGAAAGCTGCAGGTTTACGGCAGGATCTCAACCTCGCAAGTCTGCCCGAGTCTATCGTCCTGGCAAAGGAAGAGTCTCCGGAAATTTCCCGGAAACTTCCGAGCATAACCCGAGCTACTAAAACGCCCGACGTGTTTCCGTGTCGTTTCTGCGGAGAGAACTTCTTCTCCTCACCAGGGCTGACCAGACACATCAACAAACTCCATCCAACAGAAAGCAGACAGATGAttttactcacacacaacatttaAGCACAGAACCCAGCCACAATGAGTGAGCTTGTGAACTGCGCCTTAACCCAAAactctaaaaaaaatcaatttattttattattacaggaTGTGAGTTGACTCATGTCAACAcacggaagaaaaaaaaaagttgtagtTTATAGACATTATGTACATCTGTGTCTTTTGGATaaagttgtatttatttatttatatatcatttatttattggtttatttattaaatgtatttatttgacgTTACAATttgtaattgtgttttttttttctatgcttCATCGTGATGTATCTACATTTTCTTGGACAAATACGAATCAGGTTGACATTTTTGTTAAACAAATGAGCTACTTTTCTaaacaataaaattatattCACTTATAAGTCACATTGTGTGttagtcaaacatttatttaacaagaTTTGCTACAATTCAAGTAAACAGTGTTTATTTCACAGGTCTGAATGATGTAGCCTGGATAGTGATATACATTCAATTATACTACATATGTAAATTAAGCAAGAAGATTATGGATAAAGTAGCAGGTCATCAATCTTTACTGTTTTATGTTAGCTAACAGTTCACATTTTGGTCACATATTGGAAggttaaggttttttttttattgttacacTAAACCGGCTATCAAGCATTCAGTGATTACCAAATTCACTTTTTCGAAGCTTCTCACATctctctgtaaaacacacagcataGAACATCAGTTAATCCCATGACCAAAATGCACTACAACTTCCAAAACACACCTCAGCACTAcaagtgcaaaaaataaaatgttggtGCATACAGGAAACTATCCAGTATCCAGTTTGtgacaacaaaaacaatcacaGGCCAAGAAGCAAAATTCCAAATgtacaagaaaaagaaaaaaatcgcAACTTCATGAGAATCTCTTAACGTGATGATAAGctcttcaactcttctgtgagGTTTAATACGAGAAGAAATCACTCCATTGTTGAAGGGACTGAAAATCAGTGTGTGACTTCATAAGGAAGGTGGAATGCTTTGTTGCCCTCTGCACATGGCTTTATGTTTTCCTACCTGTTTTGTTAACGACCAGTGTTGCATATACTAATGTTTATTCCAGCATTCAaaacatataaaatactgttaataGATATTCAATGCAATTTCGAAAGTATAACCCAAATCTACTTAACAGAAAGCAGCTCTTTATTCTTTGTTCCCTTGCAGAGCAAAAAAAGTGATGTtactggaaaagaaaaacagctagACTactgaatgaaaagaaatggttgtaataacaacaatagactaataataataataataataataataataacaacaataacataataataataacataataataataataacaattattattattattattattattattattattattattattattattattatagggaCTAGCTAATAATTTTCTTTATTACGAGATTTTGTGAAATTAGTGGTAAGAAAAACTagctttaaaagaaaacaaaatcctTATTTTCAGTAATGCAGTAAAGTAGCAATGATTATTCACTATTCTTCATTATCTATTCACTATTCGCTAGTAAATAATCTTAACTTGTCTTAACttatctttaaatatttatgtagtgaaaatgcaaataattgcAGCTAATGCAATTTTATATACCTTTACCGCACAAATCAATGGCACCTTGTTCCTTATTCATATTTGTAGCCTACTTAGacatatagacatatatttaTGTTTCCATATGTGTCTGTTTATAAGCCTGATTATGTAGATTTTTGAATGTTTTGCAGCATTTATTAAACTAGCTGCTCTCTTGTTTCTTTGggatattatttttaatattactcCAGAAAGGCCGTGTATTGTTATCCTTAGATTTAGCTGGAAACATACACtttatttccaaaagttttgggacgtctgcctttacatgcacatgaatgtaatatggagttggcccgccctttgcagctttaacagcttcaactcttctgggaaggctttccacaaggtttaggagtgtgtttatgggaatttttgatcattcttctagaaatgcatttgtgaggtcaggcactgatgttggacgagaaggccaggctcacagtctccactataattcatcccaaaggtgttctatggggttgaggtcaggactatgtgcaggccagtcaagttcctccacaccaaactcgctcatccatgtctttatggtccttgctttgtgcactggtgcacagtcatgttggaacaggaagggggtcatccccaaactgtttccacaaagttgggagcatgaaatcgtccaaaatgtcttggtatgctgaagcattaagagttcctttcactggaactaacgagcccaacccctaaagAAAACACCTgacttcaatgatttggagggatgtcccaaaacgtttggcaatatagtgtatgccaGCAATTAACAACCTTTTTTGTATGTTTCCATAGCACCTGCAACTTCGTCAAATTACAAAACTCTGTAATTCAATTTATGAAGCATGATATACTATATCAAATTTCACTTAAAACCAGAACTGCCTTAAGTTAATATCCCTGGTCATATTGTTACCATATTTCTAAGTTTTATTCACTTAAAAGAAACttgtttcttttaaaacaaaagtaggCTACCTAGTGATTTTAATGGTTTAGTGGAATTTCATAATATGGCATATTAGTCTAGATGCACAGACAACacagataaatataaacaatgcatagaataaatattaattccAGTTGTGTTACGAGACTTTAATTTGCCAAAACCTACAGGTCCTTATATGTTATGTATCTTGGATTGGTATGGTgcaacattttattaaaaactttacatcagcaacagcagcaacaacattAGCAAAGACAATGTTTAAAAATACTGCTTTCACTGTATCTAACAATTTCATCATAGGAGAAATCATAGGCCTCCTTGACTAGTCAGGTCAGTTCGCAATTATACTAATGCTGAATGGGAAAATTCACACAGCCATGCTCTAAAAGCCTTCTCAGAAAAGTGGAGGTTATCCTAACAGCAAAGAGGGACTCAATCTGAAATGTGGTGTTCAAAATAGATATGGGAGTGAAGGTTAAGTGTCAGAAAAAGTCTGGAAATGTGGTGAGTAAGCCCATGTCTCATCACATAATGCAAGAATAAAGTGCTGGTCTGAAGGTCCACTGTTCCACAGCCAGGGTGGAGCATGCATTAGTCCTCCTATAAGTGTCACACAACACCTGGTCCacctttaaaaaatgaataccAGCAAGTTAAAAACATAACTCCAACATTATCTGGTGCCTAAACATCTACATTTGAACTACAGAATAGACTAATacttaaataaaagtgaatttaactttgaatatatatatttgaatatatagTATTTTGAATATATGACaatgagaaaaatgaaaaagttaaCAAATACGCAATGACTAGAATTGCTTTTTTCCTCCAAAAAACAGTCTTTGATCTTAATTTTCAGTCATTTGCCATTTGCACATCTACACGTCATGGTTAATGGCCTCCACACTCTATAGACAGGCTGTCAAAAGCTGTGTTAGGTAAAAAATGgtaaaaaatggcaaaaaatatACCCTTGGGGGCCTGGAGGGTAGACATGATTGgcaaaatttcattcatttattcatacatcttcagtaactgatttactctggtcagggtcatggtggctCTGGAGTCTATCCTACAAACACTGGGCAAGAGGCAGGAATATAGTGAGGGGCAGGGAAAGATATGCATCAAATAAAAAAGTAACCCAAGCTCCGGGATAAAGCAGGGAACTTGGAACCTGTGAAGTGGAAACATGGGCTGCTCTGTTACCCTCAGAAAATGATGTACCATTCTGTCATGCAGAGAGGGATTTTGACAGGCTAGAATAGGGAATATTTATGGGAAGTTTTATAATATTACACATGACCTTATCACTCTTCAAGGGAAAATAGGTCCAATTAAGATTAATGTTTAGCATTAATAGCTATAGCTTTAATAGTTTAGCATTAATTAGCGTTGTGTCCTTATTCATTTTGCCTGTAAATCATCCTGCAGGATCTATGATGATTCCTAGCATTCACGAACTAACCTGGCGTGTTTTAGGGATATGGAAAAAACCTGATAAACCCAAAGGAAACCTTCAGGTAAAAAAATGCAATACTCCAAGGGACAGTAAAAAGCTCTGTTGTTGTCTTCCAGTTAAGGCCATTAAGAAGCAAATTGCATGCGTTTGTGTCCTGTGTTGTGTCCACAAATAAattcttacattttttatagTCCTGTAGAAAGAAAAATGAGGAAATGAGGATAATTAAATGCATACATTTGTTACATGCAATAAAACACAAGCACAAATCTATGCCATATATTTGTAAGTGTTTGGAATTTTTTATTGCATCAATAAAAGTGCAGTTTAAGGCTCGATTCAGTTCTTTTATACATCTCTTTTGTAGAATTgtctattttattaaaaaaaaagtgtttgatGCTTCAGAAAATATTTCCAGCTTTAGCCGCTTTTTTTTGGCTTCAGACTGACTTCCCACAATTCTTTGCGCGCGGGTAGGTTCACACTGATGACCAAAATGGCGGATTCCGTGGTAAGTGTTCGATGAATCCCTGTTTTTATTTAGCTGAATTGATGGTGTTAATTAGATAAATGCTTAATTATGCTAGGTCTGGTGTACGTTTTAACATGTTATTTCTTGATAGCCGGAACTTGTAGAGGGCTGTCGTCTTCCCGTGCTCAGAAAAAATCAAGAAAACGAAGACGAATGGCGTAAGTACTGTCTGCTAGCCTGGATGCTAACACGCTAGCTGCATAATAAAGCAACTGTCATGGCGGCGCACAGTCAAGCAGACACGGGCGCCTGGGAATGTAAACAAAAGACCGGTATTGCGTACCGCCGAACATATTTCCACTGAAAATACAATCCGTATTAGGTGGGAATATTCTTACAGAGTTCCTGTTATGAGAAATTAAAAGCTACAACATTTCCTTGTAAACCTTTAATGAATATAATCTGAACAAAGTTCATGTTGCTGTTGATTGCCATTAACTTTGAACATCTTCGTGTTCAtttgggaaaataaaaaaagcaaccttttatttattaaattaaatagaatattaaattaaatcttatttatttattaaatagaaaATGATTTCCCTTTGTTACATACGTACacacatgtatatgtatatatgtatgtatatatatatatatatatatatatatatatatatattacacacacacacacatataaacacaaataGAGAGAATTGTTTTACCACATTAGAAAACTAGATATCGATACaaataatgaacacacacttactgtagCATCCCGACTGAATAATGGTCCCGACTCTTGAACTGATGGTACACAGTTGTCTTTAATGTTTTATCTTCCAAAGAATGAAAGCTCCCTTTTAATATACAGTGAATACATTGTAAGAGctacaataacaaaaacagagaaaacaaaTTTACCATTCTCTTGTGATAATCTTATGTACACAACTTTACATGAGATCCATAAAAATGAGCCACTTCCACACATGAAACATCGACTAAtatcaaaaaaatatatttaactcAATGACAATCTCTGACGAGTGCTCAACAAGTCTTTTTAACCAAGACGGAGCGTTTAAATGATCATCTTTATGAATTCTgccattaatataaacaaagcACATAGCTAGCACGTTGTATGGACGAGCGACTACTTAGCAAGCTCGCGCCGTCTATTTTATAGCATCAAAATGAACTGTAAAAAACAACGCAACCATGAAATCCGGAAACGAATGGAACTCACACCAACCTTGTGCCTCCTTCCGTCAGGTACTGAACAAAGAAAGTTAGAAAATATCTTTTAAGGTGCAGTCACGACATTACTATGTTTTCATTCCTCCACTTTTTACCCTAAAAGCCCTAAGCCTTTTTTAGCACTACATCCTTTATGATGAAGGCATGAACTTCACAATAAAGGCAAAATTAACATATTAAAGCTAACACCAAAAGAacaatataaagtaaataaatgacacattaTGAAGTAAAATTAAACCATAACTCTTACGTCAGGTTAAGATGTGTaccctgtttaaaaaaataatagagtttaatcagtggttaaggctgtggaCTACACATTTGTAATGTGATAGAAGTCCAACATATGGATTAATACATGTAGGCCATTATAAAATCTAACAAttttatattacaaaatattttaagttGCATCTAAGAAATcctgatcatttttttctgcttccatCATTTATTGCTGGTTTTTAAAAAGCACACAGTGACCCATATTATCAGAATGACAGGCATTAATCTACTTTCTTCTTGCTACAAGCTATCCAGTAACTACTGATATCCATCAAGGTTATTCATGATggttcattatttaaaaaccCTCAGTCAGAAATTGTACATGCACAGGAGAAATGCAggagtgtctttttttttttggtactttATCTTTGTCTAATCTGATTCCTTTCTAGCATTGGCAGAAATTCTCAGTGTCAAAGAAGTCCCTGGGAAAAAGCTCTACTATGTTCACTACATTGACTGtaagtacatttaaaaaaaaacatggccatATAACATCTTTGACTAGCTATGTTTGGAGGTGTTTCCACTACAGTTCCTCCCTTTACAGATCGTAAAGGCAAATCTACAGCGTATGATATTCAGCCTGATTTTGCTGTTAGACAGAAATCACACACTGTTGTAGAATCTTTTTGTTCATGAGGTGAGATTTGTAGGTTTAAATTGCATAATGTAGCAAGCTCAGGTTGATGACATGAAatttaattaactttaataGCAGGTTTTTATTGTTCTTATAGTCATCATTGTATAATCTGACATCCAGAACATATCATCTTGAAATTCTACTGTAATCACCAAAGTAGAGATTCTACATAGTTCAtgcagaataaataaaagtgtaattATATCATCAGATTTAAGGGCCTACATGCCCTATCGGTGATATCTGATGAACATTATCTGTTTTAAGTCAACAAGCGGTTGGATGAGTGGGTCACTCCAGACCGGCTGGACATGAAAAAGCTCCAGTTCCCTAAAAAGGAGGCGAAGACACCCACAAAGAATGGCCTACCTGGCTCTCGGCCCAGCTCACCAGAACGAGATGTGGTAAGCGTTGCCATATTAGATCACTGCtaatccactttttttttttttaatcctttacccctactttttttttttgttgttaccaCTTCTTGAGCACCACTAAATTGGGGCCAGCTTTAGGGCTAAATTCTAGCTTCTGATCTTAAAAAGAAGTGGTAAAAATAGTCAAATGATAGACACCAAAAATAACTTGAAATTGTTACATTTGCCAGTGTCCAGTGTTTTCCTGTCTTGGTCTCTGTTGAGACAGATCAATTTTTAACAccataaaataaacatgatttGTTCCCTTTAACTGTGCTCTCTTCCTTTCTGTTCAAATTCAGAGGAAGAGTCTAGATCTCAACGTTCAAACTGCTTCAGCACCTTCCAGAGGCAAAACCCTTCCCACACCGGTACAGCCAAACCTTGCCCATTCTACACTAAAACACCCTTTCAATTGATGCGAGAAATAGAAATGGGCTCAATATGACAtggtgctatatatatatatatatatatatatatatatatatatatatatatatatatataaacaactcCTGATGAAATCTTGATTCTTGACACATGATGTGGGTGGGATGTGATTTATGTGACATGGTGACTTTTGCCTTGTTTTTAATTTGAtattgtgtgttaaagtgttttATGTAGTTTCATCATTGCTGTTGAATTGGGGATCTGCAGGCCTTTACAGTTTTATGGTTGAAAAGCAGGGGGGAAAAACAATAGTAAGCAATATTGCATAATGGAAATGGATAAATATTCTCCATCATATTGAATCAATGTTAATATACCAatatgagatatatatatataaatgtatatgtagtGAACCCTTGAATCTTTCCGTATTTTGTAGTGTTATAACCTTGAATTGAAAATGACTTTACACAATATGTCTATTGtttaaattgtgttaattaGACTAATAAAAGTATTCACCCGAGGATAATACCTGGTAGAATCACCTATGGGTGAAGTTACAGCATTTTATGTGTAACTGTAGGCAGtttcttacatttatttgtaaataatttttgttAGCCATATTGATTCTTTTCAAATGTGCAAGGAAGTATCATCGACAAGCCAAATGTTTACAGCCctactctttctttctgtgatgAGGCTGTTATCAGACATAACTAATCAGTGCTAGTAGTAAATGGAGGAGGCACCTTTATGCTTGACAGACTGATAGTGTTGAAAGCAGTGGGAAGTAAGAAGGGTAAGAAAACTAACATTCTTGACAGTGATTTAGGATTCAGAAAGCtgatgtgtaaatgtttttttccgcAGTTCaacactcttttttttattttttttattaatagtgACTTTTTCTATAGTCAGTTCTGTTTGTTTTAGCATTTTGTATGTAAGAAACAAGTAATCAAGGAAAATGGAAGATGTAAAAATGTTTCCCAGGAACAGAAGTAGTTTTGATCTTAATTCTGCTTTGCTTACAGAAGAGGAAAGCAGAGTCAGTCTCCTTAGCATCGCAAGTTTCTGCCGCAACATCAGTGCCTTCACTCCCGAGTTCAACAGAGGTCTCACAGGCGTCTGTGTATCCCACAGTCCGGGAAACTTTCAGTACCAAATCCAGAGATGAGCACGAGcacctcacctccctcaccacGGTAATGCTCATGtgctctctctgcctgtctctctgcctcactctctgcctgtctctctagctgtctatctctctgcctgtctctctgcctcactctctgcctgtctctctagctgtctatctctctgcctgcctgtctctctgcctcactctctgcctgtctctctagctgtctatctctctgcctgtctctctgcctcactctctgcctgtctctctagctgtctatctctctgcctgcctgtctctctgcctcactctctgcctgtctctctagctgtctatctctctgcctgtctctctgcctcactctctgcctgtctctctagCTGTCTATCTCTGCCTGCCTCActctctgcctgcctctctgcctcactctctgcctgtctctctagctgtctatctctcttcctatctctctgcctcactctctgcctgtctctctagctgtctatctctctgcctgtctctctgcctcactctctgcctgtctctctagctgtctatctctctgcctgtctctctgcctcactctctgcctgtctctctagctgtctatctctctgcctgtctctctgcctcactctctgcctgtctctctagctgtctatctctctgcctatctgtctctctgcctcactgtctgcctgtctctctgcctcactctctgcctgtctttctagctgtctatctctctgcctgtctgtctctctgcctcactttctgcctatctgtctctctagctgtctatctctctgcctgtctctctagCTGTCCGTctctctgcctcactctctgcctgactctgtttgtctctctgcctctttctgtctgtctgtcagtctctacTCCAGCATCCACTCACTCATATTtcttctgtgttgtgttgaaatTAGTACAGTGTGCCAGTATCCCTACATGAAGTGACATGTTGCAGTTTTTACGTATTTCAAATGAATAGAAatgctttaataaaataaaataaaataaaacagaaagtgtgtgtctgtgcctccTCTTTCGTAGCAAAACGGCACAGCGCGTCGTCTCATTCCGTCTCAGCCCggtagaaaaaggaaaaactgCGGCACAGATGAGGTAAGCTGGACAGTCCTCAGCATTTTTCACTTTCCATCTTACTTCCTCATAAGACAtcactataaaataaattcctTATTCTCAATTaccatgtgtgtgcatgtcatgttttatttatttatttatttttatctgaaaCATATTTCATGTTTGGAAATGTCTGTATGTGGCCCAACATTCCAAAACATATTGAGTATTACATTATCATATCATTATGTACGTTCAACCATCTGGTTCAACATTTTAAGAATTCTATTCAtcggggtaaccatggacattTAATTGAACCATGGACATGAAATTTAGGTTTAGATTAGACATCAGCATCAGGAGAGGCTTAAACATGCTCGTGACCATGCTCGTGACCATGCTTTCTAAAACCTGCCTTCTTCCTGAGGCATTTTATCCCAGTTTCCAACACTGGAGCAAAGTAAATCCTGTTATTTATGCGTACACGGTTGTTACTGCACTGGTAAAGCACAAAGTCTTCCCTCTCAGAAAAAAGTCTCAACTAGAAGAATAAATCATACTGATTTgagattcattttttaaaaatttgttttaaatgaagGATTCATACAAAAGTTTGGCCTAAACATTTATTCACAAAAGTATAACGACGAATTGAGGTTTTAGTACAGGACTTTTCTCCTTCCAGGGAAGTGTGTAACACCTTTAGCACCTGTGGTAATTTCCCCATGCGCTACACATGTGATTGGCTAAGGTCaatcacaggaaaaaaaagtctcttAATCTGTCATGCTGTAACCTTTCTTCCTCCCGTGTCAAATGCAAGTGTCCCAAAGCCTTGTGCACCCCCTTGTGTTTTTCTGATAGATGATAAAGGTATTCCAGTATAGCAGCCCTCGCAGTGCCACTGGCTTTCTGCCGCCAGGAGAGGTCCgtctcatttatttatcattgtCTGTTTTGCTGTGTTGATAGTCAGAAGGTAGTGAACAGGGTTCTGTAATAA
This genomic interval carries:
- the LOC131348002 gene encoding insulinoma-associated protein 1-like; its protein translation is MPKGFLIKRSKKAGAVSYRVRDEDESTPQVLPSPGLHSFCAATFPSVTVQRTLNRISLGGLPESFCAPSLSPTRPDGEGYANQYPSTHHNDQGSAALLSRAELFLEPVLGGFAVNGSPVSPSLPETSTKVDSVTNTTKRPAPPSNSKSNQAKKRKPSQERKAISRDEVTTSPVLGLRIKEDPVEDSKQNASRHLGEFICQLCKERYSDPLTLAHHKCSRIVRVEYRCTECDKTFSCPANLASHRRWHKPKGEENQPSVMSGTSATTQSENSDSGSEDEALFSCTQCAKKFRRQAYLRKHLALHERKAAGLRQDLNLASLPESIVLAKEESPEISRKLPSITRATKTPDVFPCRFCGENFFSSPGLTRHINKLHPTESRQMILLTHNI